A single Drechmeria coniospora strain ARSEF 6962 chromosome 03, whole genome shotgun sequence DNA region contains:
- a CDS encoding C2H2 transcription factor Swi5, whose product MLSNSSSSLHARQRQHRRQNSTPSAFEGVKMPVLPNANHRQAAGHRHRRGLSLDTRRQQIMSRQDYKVGMNSNHTAPHLQHHVLREAQQQSIQARPGTQQQQQQQQQQQQQQQQQQQQQQQQQHYASLVSDQGHNYLISPHATPQVHRFDSACFDSPAVPFDPYGAQLGLMMQKNQESYAGNMAETKEFDLYTNDGSLSTPAFINFPESPSGQGWYSEGASRRSSRRISNGIMDRVTKFESLGLEEIPRPMTPPNQNVPSKSSRMGSRTSKKKSLTASLDHFPPTPMETPHGRLAKQEARPERFNDDYDESMEETIKPQRSRSNQGAQNIFHELRQQAEGGSPAGASPSRPGNLPVAKSLGDMGKLQATDFMNMSTLRNEFVKMEGGFGGLPYESTSELSHNSTPDPQQMARFMAGFDDKAELQFSGPADGRGQGSDSPPTRGFSHRRTESLASITSAASIASINIEETKTETGVTMEEISQYIRGPETTDGKWTCLFDDCGKMFGRKENIKSHVQTHLNDRQYQCPTCQKCFVRQHDLKRHAKIHTGIKPYPCECGNSFARHDALTRHRQRGMCIGAFDGIVRKVVKRGRPRKNRPDLETRLEKSSRQRRKNMSVSSMSSFSGYSDSSAPNSPDAHGFDLLDDMAGEAVSCLPRSGPGATGSSSSAPMPLMMPVALATDMARSPSAASVHSYVSPEAIMEKTMSNPATPARSIASHYTTPPELSQSSSPPPAHFFDLDAGATAGADELVALSGNGMPLGLEDDDLLLQFTHDDNLVPLDRDQNMLMMNKLDDEFDNAMFDSDDMFFGST is encoded by the coding sequence ATGCTGTCCAATTCATCGAGCAGTCTTCACGCCAGGCAGAGGCAACACCGCCGCCAAAACTCGACCCCCTCTGCCTTTGAGGGCGTGAAGATGCCCGTCCTGCCCAACGCCAACCATCGACAAGCCGCCGgccaccgccaccgccgcggCCTCAGCCTCGACACACGACGACAACAGATCATGTCCCGGCAGGACTACAAGGTAGGAATGAACTCTAACCACACAGCACCACATCTGCAGCATCACGTTCTGCGAGAAGCGCAGCAGCAAAGCATCCAAGCACGCCCGGGCAcacaacagcagcagcaacagcaacaacaacagcaacaacaacagcaacagcagcagcagcagcagcagcagcagcagcactaCGCCTCTCTGGTGTCAGACCAAGGCCACAACTACCTCATCTCACCGCATGCAACGCCGCAGGTTCATCGGTTCGACTCGGCATGTTTCGACAGCCCCGCCGTACCCTTCGACCCCTACGGCGCTCAGCTCGGCTTGATGATGCAGAAGAACCAGGAGAGCTATGCAGGCAACATGGCCGAGACGAAGGAGTTTGACCTCTACACCAATGATGGTTCCCTCTCCACTCCCGCGTTTATCAATTTTCCCGAAAGTCCCTCCGGCCAAGGCTGGTACTCTGAGGGAGCCTCTCGCAGGAGCTCGCGGAGGATCAGCAACGGCATCATGGATCGAGTGACCAAATTCGAGAGCCTCGGCCTGGAGGAGAttccgaggccgatgacACCCCCGAACCAGAATGTACCCAGTAAGTCGTCTCGAATGGGGAGCCGAACCTCCAAGAAGAAAAGTCTCACAGCTAGCCTAGACCACTTCCCTCCTACACCGATGGAGACGCCTCACGGTCGGCTGGCGAAGCAAGAAGCACGACCTGAGAGGTTCAACGACGACTACGATGAGTCGATGGAGGAAACCATCAAGCCGCAACGCAGCCGATCAAACCAGGGGGCGCAAAACATCTTTCACGAGTTGCGCCAGCAGGCGGAGGGTGGCTCCCCTGCGGGTGCGAGTCCTTCGAGGCCGGGCAACCTGCCCGTCGCAAAATCGTTGGGAGACATGGGAAAGCTGCAGGCCACCGACTTTATGAACATGAGCACGTTGCGAAACGAATTTGTCAAGATGGAGGGGGGATTCGGCGGGCTTCCGTACGAGTCGACGTCGGAACTCTCGCACAACTCAACACCCGACCCGCAGCAGATGGCGCGTTTCATGGCAGGCttcgacgacaaggccgagCTGCAGTTCTCCGGGCCGGCCGATGGGCGCGGCCAAGGATCcgactcgccgccgacccgcGGCTTCTCGCACCGGAGAACCGAGTCTCTCGCCAGCATCACGAGCGCAGCCAGCATCGCGAGCATCAACATCGAGGAGACCAAAACGGAGACGGGCgtgacgatggaggagatTTCGCAGTACATCCGCGGGCCCGAAACGACGGACGGCAAGTGGACCTGCCTCTTCGATGATTGCGGAAAGATGTTTGGGCGCAAGGAGAACATCAAGTCCCACGTGCAGACTCACCTCAACGACCGGCAGTACCAGTGCCCGACGTGCCAAAAGTGCTTCGTTCGCCAGCACGACCTCAAGCGGCACGCCAAGATCCATACCGGCATCAAGCCGTATCCGTGCGAGTGCGGCAACAGCTTCGCCCGCCACGATGCCCTGACGAGACACCGCCAGCGAGGCATGTGCATTGGCGCCTTTGACGGCATCGTCCGCAAGGTCGTGAAGCGCGGCCGGCCAAGGAAGAACCGTCCTGATCTGGAAACGAGATTGGAGAAATCGTCCCGGCAGAGGAGGAAGAACATGTCGGTCAGCTCCATGTCGTCCTTTTCCGGTTACTCGGATAGCTCCGCGCCCAACTCGCCCGACGCCCACGGATtcgacctgctcgacgacATGGCGGGGGAAGCTGTCAGCTGTCTACCCCGGTCGGGACCGGGAGCGACGGggtcatcatcgtcggcgccgatgccgctcaTGATGCCCGTCGCCCTGGCGACCGACATGGCTCGCTCACCGTCAGCCGCCAGTGTCCACTCGTACGTGTCTCCCGAAGCAATCATGGAGAAGACCATGTCCAacccggcgacgccggcgaggagcatCGCCAGCCATTACACAACCCCTCCGGAGCTGTCGcagtcttcgtcgccgccgcccgcgcacttcttcgacctcgacgcaGGCGCGACAGCGGGTGCCGATGAGCTCGTCGCGCTCTCGGGCAACGGCATgccccttggcctcgaggacgacgacttgCTTCTCCAGTTTACCCACGACGACAACCTCGTTCCGCTAGACCGTGACCAGAACATGCTTATGATGaacaagctcgacgacgaattTGACAATGCCATGTTCGACAGCGACGACATGTTCTTTGGAAGCACGTAA
- a CDS encoding putative CCT6-component of chaperonin-containing T-complex: MSAAQLLNPKAESRRRAEALKVNINAGVGLQDVLKSNLGPLGTIKMLVDGAGQIKLTKDGNVLLREMQIQNPTAVMIARAATAQDDICGDGTTSVVLLVGELLKQADRHISEGLHPRVITDGFDIAKTEALKFLDSFKLPKEVDRELLLSVARTSLATKLNSTLAAKLTPDIVDAVLAIYQAPAKPDLHMVEIMKMQHRTAADTQLIRGLALDHGARHPDMPKRLENCYILTLNVSLEYEKTEINSGFFYSSADQRDKLVESERRFIDAKLKKIVELKQELCGADGKKNFVIINQKGIDPLSLDVLAKNGILALRRAKRRNMERLQLVCGGVAQNSVDDLTAEALGWAGLVYEQTLGEEKYTFVEEVKDAKSVTLLIKGPNQHTISQVSDAVRDGLRSVYNMIVDKSVVPGAGAFQVACARHLKSDAFSNSVKGKAKWGVEAFADALLVIPKTLAANAGHDVQDALAAMRDALNDGDVAGLDLETGLPMDPELAGVFDSFRVMRNAIASSAGIASNLLLCDEMLKARQMGRAAGPGPGMDGPDDHM; encoded by the exons ATGTCGGCCGCGCAACTCCTCAACCCCAAGGCCGAGTCCCGA AGGAGGGCCGAAGCACTCAAAGTCAACAtcaacgccggcgtcggcctgcaGGATGTCCTCAAGTCCAACCTGGGCCCTCTGGGCACCATCAAGAT gctcgtcgacggtgctgGACAG ATCAAGCTCACCAAGGACGGCAACGTCCTCCTGCGGGAGATGCAGATCCAGAACCCGACGGCCGTCATGATTGcccgggcggcgacggcgcaaGACGACAtctgcggcgacggcaccacctcggtcgtcctcctcgtcggcgaactCTTGAAGCAGGCCGACAGACACATCTCCGAGGGCCTGCACCCCCGCGTCATCACCGACGGTTTCGACATCGCCAAGACCGAGGCCCTCAAGTTCCTCGACTCCTTCAAGCTGCCGAAAGAGGTGGACCGTGAGCTGCTCCTCAGCGTCGCCCGCACGTCCCTCGCGACGAAGCTCAACTCGACGCTCGCGGCGAAGCTCACGCCCGACATTGTCGACGCCGTTCTCGCCATCTACCAAGCGCCGGCCAAGCCCGACCTGCACATGGTGGAGATTATGAAGATGCAGCACCGCACGGCCGCCGACACGCAGCTCAtccgcggcctcgccctcgaccacGGCGCCCGCCACCCGGACATGCCGAAGCGGCTCGAGAACTGCTACATCCTCACCCTCAACGTCAGCCTCGAGTACGAGAAGACGGAGATCAACTCGGGCTTCTTCTACTCGAGCGCCGACCAGCGcgacaagctcgtcgagagcGAGCGCCGCTTCATCGACGCCAAGCTGAAGAAAATTGTCGAGCTCAAGCAGGAGCTgtgcggcgccgacggcaagaagAACTTTGTCATCATCAACCAGAAGGGCATCGACCCCCTGTCGCTCGACGTCTTGGCCAAgaacggcatcctcgccctgcGACGGGCCAAGCGCAGAAACATGGAGCGGCTGCAGCTCGtctgcggcggcgtcgcccagAACAGCGTCGACGAtctgacggccgaggcgcttGGCTGGGCCGGCCTCGTCTACGAGCAGACGCTCGGCGAGGAAAAGTACACCTTTGTCGAGGAGGTCAAGGATGCAAAGTCGGTCACGCTCCTGATCAAGGGCCCGAACCAGCACACCATCTCCCAGGTCTCGGATGCCGTCCGCGACGGCCTGAGGAGCGTCTACAACATGATTGTCGACAAGAGCGTCGtgcccggcgccggcgccttcCAGGTCGCCTGTGCCCGTCACCTGAAGAGCGATGCCTTTTCGAATTCCGTCAAGGGCAAGGCGAAGTGGGGTGTCGAGGCCTTTGCCGATGCCCTGCTCGTCATCCCCAAGACGCTGGCGGCCAACGCTGGCCACGACGTCCAGGATGCTC TTGCGGCCATGAGGGATGCGCTAAACGACGGCGATGTTGCCGGCCTGGACCTCGAGACGGGTCTCCCGATGGACCCTGAGCTGGCGGGCGTCTTCGACTCATTCCGTGTCATGAGAAACGCCATCGCATCCAGCGCAGGTATCGCCTCCAACCTGTTGCTCTGCGATGAGATGTTGAAGGCTAGACAGATGGGTAGGGCAGCCGGTCCAGGTCCAGGCATGGATGGGCCCGATGATCACATGTAA